One genomic region from Proteus vulgaris encodes:
- a CDS encoding threonine/serine exporter, which translates to MGIITIFLTLIEDMILAAIPAVGFAMVFNVPSRALKYCALLGAIGHGSRTVLVMSGMNIEWASFCAAILVGCIGIQWSRWWLAHPKVFTVAAVIPMFPGINAYIAMISVVKLTQIGYSAEIFEALVTNFLKASFIVGALSIGLSLPGLWLYRKRPSV; encoded by the coding sequence TTGGGCATAATAACGATATTTCTCACCCTAATTGAAGATATGATCTTAGCCGCTATTCCTGCGGTGGGTTTTGCGATGGTATTTAATGTACCATCAAGGGCATTAAAATATTGCGCACTATTAGGCGCAATAGGGCACGGCTCTCGTACCGTTTTAGTGATGAGCGGAATGAATATTGAATGGGCAAGTTTTTGTGCCGCCATTTTAGTAGGTTGCATTGGTATTCAATGGTCACGCTGGTGGCTAGCTCATCCTAAAGTCTTTACTGTTGCTGCGGTTATTCCGATGTTCCCCGGAATAAATGCATATATAGCGATGATCTCTGTGGTGAAGTTAACGCAAATTGGCTATAGCGCGGAAATTTTTGAAGCTTTAGTTACTAATTTCCTTAAAGCTTCATTTATTGTCGGTGCGCTCTCTATCGGGCTATCCTTGCCGGGATTATGGTTATATCGCAAGCGTCCGAGTGTATAA
- a CDS encoding universal stress protein: MYKTILVPIDIVEEELTSKAVRHAVYLAKETGANLHLIHVLPISSAIINAYSLGYPEIKDKATVKAENDMQMLVDSVDLPAEKVAYTVTFGSPRDEILVTAKDIHADLIVIGSRRPNISTHLLGSTAAGVVRYAEISVLVVR; this comes from the coding sequence ATGTATAAAACGATTTTAGTGCCTATTGATATTGTAGAAGAAGAGTTAACCAGTAAAGCGGTACGACATGCGGTATATTTAGCAAAAGAAACGGGAGCTAATTTACATTTAATTCATGTTCTTCCTATCTCTTCAGCAATCATTAATGCATATTCATTGGGTTATCCAGAAATTAAAGATAAAGCGACAGTGAAAGCAGAGAATGATATGCAAATGTTGGTAGATTCGGTGGATTTGCCTGCTGAAAAGGTCGCTTATACGGTTACTTTTGGCTCACCTCGTGATGAAATTTTAGTCACAGCAAAAGATATTCATGCAGACTTAATTGTCATTGGTTCACGTAGACCTAATATCAGCACTCATTTATTAGGTTCAACGGCTGCGGGTGTTGTTCGCTATGCTGAAATTTCAGTGTTAGTTGTTCGTTAA
- a CDS encoding threonine/serine ThrE exporter family protein: MDNEIMADCTAISQDKQREITKLCIQTALLLLQHGAESMLVEQLSTRLGLALGVHQVESAISANAVVLTTIVNGHCQTSTRKIVDRGINMHVVTEVQHIVILVEHHLADIHEARKRFEHIKPLRYPRWAIIFMVALSCGCFSKLNGGNWDGFLVSAIGGGLGMFVRQALTHRQMNPLINFCITAFVATSVSGLLLKLSYFQATATISMAASVLLLVPGFPLINAVADMFKGHVNTGLARWAMATMLTLATCLGVILAMAVWGLRDWA; the protein is encoded by the coding sequence ATGGATAATGAGATAATGGCGGATTGCACTGCCATTTCACAAGATAAACAGCGTGAAATTACCAAGTTATGTATTCAAACTGCGTTGTTGCTATTGCAACATGGCGCAGAAAGTATGCTGGTTGAGCAGCTTTCAACCCGTCTAGGTTTAGCTTTAGGTGTACATCAAGTCGAAAGTGCAATTTCTGCTAATGCAGTAGTATTAACCACGATTGTTAATGGGCATTGCCAAACATCAACACGTAAGATTGTCGATCGCGGTATTAATATGCATGTTGTCACTGAAGTTCAGCATATTGTTATTTTGGTCGAACATCACCTTGCAGATATTCACGAAGCAAGAAAACGCTTTGAGCATATAAAACCGTTACGTTATCCACGTTGGGCAATTATTTTTATGGTTGCCTTATCTTGCGGCTGTTTCTCTAAATTAAATGGTGGCAATTGGGATGGCTTTTTAGTTTCAGCCATTGGTGGTGGTCTTGGTATGTTTGTTCGCCAAGCATTAACACATCGCCAAATGAACCCATTAATTAATTTCTGTATTACTGCATTTGTGGCAACTTCAGTCTCAGGTCTATTATTAAAGCTCTCTTATTTTCAAGCTACGGCGACTATTTCAATGGCTGCCAGCGTCTTATTATTGGTTCCTGGATTTCCTTTAATTAATGCGGTTGCTGATATGTTTAAAGGGCACGTTAATACAGGCTTAGCGCGTTGGGCAATGGCAACAATGTTAACTTTAGCCACCTGTTTAGGGGTTATTTTAGCAATGGCAGTATGGGGGTTAAGAGATTGGGCATAA
- a CDS encoding DUF2594 family protein has protein sequence MNEKFKTQADVETLAEEVACLKTLVTYMLKALGQADAGRVILNIERAIAEVDDEKQAETFRNTISQIKTAYRQ, from the coding sequence ATGAACGAGAAGTTTAAAACACAAGCAGATGTGGAAACATTAGCAGAAGAAGTGGCTTGTTTAAAAACACTAGTCACCTATATGTTAAAAGCATTAGGTCAAGCAGATGCTGGGCGTGTTATTTTAAATATTGAACGTGCAATTGCAGAAGTTGATGACGAAAAACAAGCAGAGACATTCCGTAATACAATTAGCCAAATTAAGACAGCCTATCGCCAATAA
- a CDS encoding endonuclease, whose translation MRKILHYTAVVLGLFFITLNVQAQAPENFTKAKEIAKERIYYDQNQKSQGTIYCGCDWEWVGKSGGRVNLASCGYKVRTQQTRAERIEWEHIVPAWVFGHQRQCWQNGGRTNCVKNDPVFGKIEADLHNLAPSIGEVNGDRSNFSFGQLPAQAPYQYGQCHSRVDFASRTFEPRNEVKGQVARVYFYLHDRYNLSMSRQQQQLLMAWDNAYPPTAWEKERDNRIARIVGYHNPFVTGEVKWQLGHKNSGAGLSATNNAPVTKAKTETPKQVNTSQSEDIKGNVNSKIYHFAHCSGYKTMSDKNAVLFKTESEAIKAGYRLANNCKQP comes from the coding sequence TTGAGAAAAATATTACACTATACCGCGGTTGTGTTGGGTTTGTTTTTTATTACGCTAAATGTTCAAGCGCAGGCCCCTGAGAATTTTACAAAAGCGAAAGAGATAGCAAAAGAACGTATTTATTATGATCAAAATCAAAAGTCACAAGGCACTATTTATTGTGGTTGTGATTGGGAATGGGTAGGTAAATCTGGTGGGCGTGTTAATTTAGCCAGTTGTGGTTATAAAGTTAGAACCCAACAAACAAGAGCAGAACGTATTGAGTGGGAGCATATCGTTCCTGCATGGGTTTTTGGTCATCAACGTCAATGTTGGCAAAATGGGGGCAGAACGAATTGTGTGAAAAACGATCCTGTATTTGGAAAAATTGAAGCCGATCTACACAATTTAGCGCCATCTATTGGTGAAGTTAACGGGGATCGTAGTAATTTTAGTTTTGGGCAATTACCAGCACAAGCACCTTATCAATATGGTCAATGCCATAGCCGTGTTGACTTCGCGTCACGTACTTTTGAACCTCGTAATGAAGTTAAGGGACAAGTAGCAAGGGTTTATTTCTATTTACATGATCGCTATAACCTCTCTATGTCACGTCAACAACAACAGTTATTAATGGCTTGGGATAATGCTTATCCACCAACAGCGTGGGAAAAAGAGCGTGATAACCGTATTGCTCGCATTGTTGGATATCATAATCCGTTTGTGACGGGTGAAGTGAAGTGGCAATTAGGACATAAAAATAGTGGTGCCGGATTATCTGCAACAAATAATGCGCCAGTCACTAAAGCTAAAACTGAAACGCCTAAACAAGTAAATACATCACAATCTGAAGATATTAAAGGTAATGTTAATAGCAAGATCTACCATTTTGCACATTGTTCTGGTTATAAAACAATGTCAGATAAAAATGCGGTTTTGTTTAAAACAGAGAGTGAGGCAATTAAGGCAGGTTACCGTTTAGCTAATAATTGTAAACAGCCTTAA
- a CDS encoding NAD(P)H-hydrate dehydratase: MNEEQLLHAITHYPALYQRKSGNTHKGTFGTLGIVGSAEGMSGAIVLAGKSALKAGCGKVFLGFAQPQLPIPFIDSAPELMLKAALTLINQQDISAWAIGCGLGLSANSKEILSAALAQRNENIPYVFDADALVLMAKLQSKLSLNQQCVLTPHPKEASILLNCTLNDIQNNREEAAKEIAKLYHCWAIIKGQNTVITSPNGEITINTTGNSGLSTAGSGDVLTGVMGSFLAQGMAMSDAVKSAVWIHGMAADILVEKGIGPIGLTASELIDTIRNIRNQIWALTQQHNANYFE; this comes from the coding sequence ATGAATGAAGAACAACTATTACACGCGATCACTCATTATCCCGCACTTTATCAGCGTAAATCAGGAAATACACATAAAGGAACATTTGGCACATTAGGCATTGTAGGTAGCGCAGAAGGAATGAGCGGCGCGATTGTATTAGCCGGTAAAAGTGCATTGAAAGCAGGATGTGGAAAGGTATTTCTTGGTTTTGCTCAACCACAACTTCCCATTCCTTTTATTGATAGTGCGCCAGAGCTTATGCTCAAAGCAGCACTGACATTGATAAATCAACAAGATATTTCTGCTTGGGCGATTGGATGTGGATTAGGATTATCTGCAAACTCTAAAGAGATCTTATCAGCAGCTTTAGCGCAACGTAATGAAAATATACCCTATGTTTTTGATGCGGATGCATTAGTGTTAATGGCTAAGCTACAATCAAAACTCTCACTTAATCAGCAATGTGTATTAACACCACACCCTAAAGAAGCGTCTATTTTGCTTAATTGCACGCTAAATGATATTCAAAATAATAGAGAAGAAGCGGCGAAAGAGATTGCGAAGCTTTACCATTGTTGGGCAATAATCAAAGGTCAAAATACCGTGATTACTTCTCCAAATGGGGAAATAACAATTAATACAACCGGCAATAGTGGATTATCAACCGCAGGGAGTGGTGATGTGCTAACTGGTGTTATGGGCAGTTTTTTAGCGCAAGGAATGGCAATGTCTGATGCGGTGAAAAGTGCGGTTTGGATACATGGAATGGCGGCGGATATCTTAGTCGAAAAAGGTATTGGGCCAATAGGATTAACTGCATCAGAATTGATTGATACGATCCGAAATATTCGCAATCAAATATGGGCATTGACACAGCAACATAATGCAAACTATTTTGAATGA
- the phoH gene encoding phosphate starvation-inducible protein PhoH, whose amino-acid sequence MSRQKAATRLRRENKRTSRKEQRNGAHRDNVMVLPGFGDIDTIGMAREKRDERVLSPRNEAQRQYMNAIKHQNLIFATGEAGCGKTFLSAAMAADALINKEIERIIVTRPVLQADEDLGFLPGDIAEKFAPYFRPVYDVLVKRLGASFLQYCLRPEIGKVEIAPFAYMRGRTFENAFVILDEAQNVTVNQMKLFLTRMGENVTVVVNGDITQCDLPASVPSGLADALIRFEANNRVGVIKFMQEDCVRSTLCQHVLAAYND is encoded by the coding sequence ATGAGTAGACAAAAAGCAGCAACACGTTTACGCCGAGAAAATAAACGCACCTCACGCAAAGAACAACGCAATGGGGCACATCGAGATAATGTTATGGTTTTACCAGGATTTGGGGATATTGATACCATTGGTATGGCGAGAGAAAAGCGTGATGAACGTGTGTTATCTCCTCGCAACGAAGCACAGCGCCAATATATGAATGCAATTAAGCATCAGAATCTTATTTTTGCCACAGGAGAAGCTGGTTGTGGTAAAACCTTTCTTAGTGCCGCAATGGCTGCCGATGCTTTAATTAATAAAGAAATAGAACGTATTATTGTTACTCGACCAGTGTTGCAGGCAGATGAAGATCTCGGTTTCTTACCTGGCGATATTGCCGAAAAATTCGCACCATATTTTCGCCCTGTCTATGATGTCTTAGTGAAACGCTTAGGTGCTTCATTTTTACAATATTGTTTACGACCGGAAATCGGTAAAGTTGAAATTGCACCTTTCGCTTATATGCGAGGGCGTACTTTTGAAAATGCATTTGTTATTTTAGATGAAGCGCAGAATGTTACGGTAAATCAAATGAAATTATTTCTAACCAGAATGGGCGAAAATGTCACCGTTGTGGTTAATGGTGATATTACCCAGTGCGATTTACCCGCTAGTGTACCGTCTGGATTAGCGGATGCACTTATTCGATTTGAAGCTAATAATCGAGTAGGCGTGATTAAGTTTATGCAAGAAGATTGTGTACGCTCTACATTATGTCAGCATGTGTTAGCTGCTTATAATGATTAA
- a CDS encoding methyltransferase family protein, translating into MNFLRLPFIYWLLLNLIPFIGFELHSGSLKMGFFFYLGLLTITTSGIWLFYCLSFFIKQKTSPNPNHTPRQLVTSGPYKISRNPMYLGFLDISIGLFFIFGNWGFLGAAIAFYFITDRYTIVREEKILSELFPQAWQQYCRHVRRWM; encoded by the coding sequence ATGAATTTCTTACGATTACCTTTTATTTATTGGTTACTACTTAACCTCATTCCATTTATTGGTTTTGAACTTCATTCTGGCTCTCTCAAAATGGGATTCTTTTTTTATCTCGGTTTACTCACTATTACGACTTCTGGGATCTGGCTTTTTTATTGCCTCTCCTTTTTTATTAAACAAAAAACGTCTCCTAATCCTAATCACACACCTCGACAATTAGTGACAAGTGGTCCTTATAAAATAAGCCGTAATCCTATGTATCTTGGTTTTTTAGATATCAGTATCGGGTTATTTTTTATTTTTGGTAATTGGGGATTTTTAGGGGCAGCAATCGCGTTTTACTTTATTACTGATCGCTATACGATAGTACGTGAAGAGAAAATCTTAAGTGAATTATTTCCGCAAGCGTGGCAACAATATTGTCGCCACGTTCGTCGCTGGATGTGA
- a CDS encoding universal stress protein, with amino-acid sequence MYKTILVPVDISEDELTTKALQHAVYIAKLEGAKLHLFHAIPDISRFSISYSYHYDMLSSFANKALERVQEQLQELADGIDLPNEQVEFSAVFGSARDKVLELAEKINADLIVIGSRRPSISTHLLGSNASGIVAYAKQSVLVVR; translated from the coding sequence ATGTACAAGACAATTCTAGTACCTGTTGATATTTCAGAAGATGAGTTAACGACTAAAGCCTTACAACACGCTGTTTATATTGCTAAATTAGAAGGTGCAAAACTGCATCTTTTCCATGCCATTCCTGATATTTCACGTTTCTCTATTAGTTATAGCTATCATTATGACATGCTCAGTTCTTTTGCAAACAAAGCACTTGAGCGTGTACAAGAACAACTGCAAGAATTAGCTGATGGCATTGATTTGCCAAATGAACAAGTTGAATTTTCAGCCGTATTTGGTTCTGCAAGAGATAAAGTTTTAGAACTCGCTGAAAAAATTAATGCTGATTTGATTGTAATAGGTTCTCGTCGTCCAAGTATTTCAACACACCTCTTGGGTTCAAATGCATCAGGTATTGTTGCTTATGCTAAGCAATCTGTTTTAGTTGTTCGCTAA